GGTCCCAAGACCATCCGTCTGGACGAGATCAACTTCGAGCCCAACACCGCCGTCATGCGGCCGGGCTACCGGAGCTCCCTCGACCAGGCCGCCGAGATCCTCAAGGAGTACCCGTCCCTGACCGTCACCATCTCCGGCCACACCACCGACCGCGGTGAGCGGGGCTTCCTAATGGAGCTCTCCCGCGACCGCGCCCAGGCCGTCGTCGACGCCCTGGTCAACGACTACGGTATCGACCGCGGCCGTCTGACCGCCGTCGGTCACGGTCCGGACAAGCCGGTGGCCAGCAACTCCACCTCCAGCGGCCGGGCCCAGAACCGCCGCATCGAGTTCGAGGTCAACGACTAGACCGAGAACGACAGTGGTTGCAGTAACTCTCCGGGGGGCCTTCCAGGCCCCCCGGTTTTCGAGTTCCGCCAGTCTGATGGTGATTACTGGTTGACGCAAAAGATACGATCTGTCCCGGATGAGCAGTGGGCAACGAAATCATTGCTCTGTAACGGACGATCCAGCACCCCTGGACGGCGCGGGCCTGCGCGGCGGAGGAGACAGCCGCCGACGGGCGGAGCTGGAGAAGCTCTACCCGGCCGAGATCGAGGAGCGCATCCGGGGTATCCAGAGCGGGGCGGGCTGGGCCGAGGGACAGCTCGAAGCTCATTATGAAAACCATTCCAATGGATACGCATCCTTCGACGATTACAAGGCGTCCGTCGAAAAAACACTTCAAAGCCCGGACAGGGTGATAACAAGGTATTACAGGGACAGACGCGGGACAGAACACTGCCAGTGGGCGTTTTATAATGCGGAAGAAGACACTCTTGTGCATGTCTACCAGGCGAGCGGTCGGATAGGGACGGCATATAGGTCGCGGGCCTGGCGCAGCGAAGATTACATGCGGACAGATACGGTGGAGGTGCTGAGATGAAGGCGACGGAACTTTACAAGCGATTAGTCGCGGCGCTGGCCGATGGAGACACCGATGAGGCGGACGCCGTCGTCGAGGCCCGCGACTACGTTGCCGCTGAACAGCGGGACGGTGATAGCCTAGTGATCGAAGCCGACAAGGCCCTCGTCCGCGCGGCGGATGTGCTGAGTGGCGTGGTCGATACGTTCGCCGATCGGCGGGGCGAGCCGGAGTGGTGGCACAACCTCTGGACGATCATCGAGGGCGAGTATCCCCTCGATCAGCTCCCCGAGCACGTCCGCGACCTCGCGGAAAAACTCTACTATGACTGAGGTCAACCAGGCGGACCTCTTCACCGGCCGGGCGCCGGTCGACGAGGACCTGACGCCCGCGCAGCGGATGAAACTGATCCGGCGGCGCTTCGGCCGCTGCCGGACCCAAACCGAGGACGGACGATGCACTGCCTGGACGACGAGCGACGGACAGCCGATGGAGATCACGCCCGAGCGCTGCCTGCGCTGCCGGGGAATGACCAACGCCTACTTCGGTGACCCGGGCAAACCCGGCGCGGGCCTGCGCGGCGGTGAGGGCAGCCACCGACGGGCGGAGCTGGACAAACTCTACCCGGCCGAGATCGAGGAGCGCATCAAGGGTATCCAGAGTGGGGCGGGCTGGCCGGAAGCGTCACGCCGAGGGCTGGACTGGCATTACGAGAAACACCGTGAGGACCTGGAGCTCTCCACGAGCGATGAGTGGTCACTCGACCAGTATCAGGCCGAGTCTTTGCGAGTGATCCGGGAGGCCGATCGGGTGATGACTTATCACAAGCCGGGGACCACGGACACCGTGCGCTGGGGCTTCTATGAAAGCGCGAGCGGGTTGTATGCGGCTGTGGACGGACAGTCTGGGGCTATAGCTACAATGTTCGGGTCTGAGTACCTGGATACAAGTGCATATGTGGAGGTATAAGGATGACCTGGGAAGCTGTTTATCTTAAGCAGGTGGCGTTGATAAACGATCCGCCAGAGGAATTCGACGTCGCAGATGCTCTCCGTGCCAGGGGAAGGATGCAGGGCAAGGTTGTGGAAGCTGAGACGGTAAACGAGGCTGATAGGAAACTTGTCAGGGTAGCACTTTATACCGAGGGCGATCCGCACATCCCAGCCTCTGGAGAACAATGGTTTGAGAACATCAAGGCCATCGCCCGGGGCGAGTATCCCCTCGACAAGCTCCCCGAGCACGTCCGCGACCTCGCGGAAAAACTCTACTATGACTGAGGTCAACCAGGCGGACCTCTTCACCGGCCGGGCGCCGGTCGACGAGGACCTGACACCCGAACAGCGGATGAAGATGATCCGGCGGCGCTTCGGCCGCTGTAAAACTCAGACCGAGGACGGACGATGCACCGCCTGGACGACGAGCGACGGCCGGCCGATGGAGATCACGCCCGAGCGCTGCCTGCGCTGCCTGCGCCTGGTGGCGAGGAAGCGCCGCTGACCAACGAGGAGCGGACGCGGGCGCGGCTGATGAAGATCGCCTACCTGTCCGACGCGGGCCGCGCCCGCTGGCGCGCGGACGCCCGCCGGCGGTACGAAGAACAGCTCCGACTCGTCCGCCTCCTCGGCGAGGAACTGAGGCGGGCCGAGCGGGAGCTGCAAGAGCTTGCGCGGGAGATGGAGGCTAGCTTGACGCCCGAGGAGAAGCGACAACTGGCCGAGAAAAGGCGGCGGCGCGGACTACTGCGCAGCGCCGCCCGGGACGACGAGATCAGGAACGGGTATTGACGCGTGAGGCCGGAGGTCAGGGAGTGGAACCAGGCTCCTCGCGGGGCACATGTAGGGAGCTAATGGCGGTTGCGACCCGCTCCAGTGCGCGATTTAGCCTAGACATTGCTTCTTTATTGTCATGGGCCTCTCCGCCTAATGAGGTCCACCCCCTGTACTCCTCCGGACCGTACTGCTTGAGCAGGGCCTCCTCGGCGGCCTTGGCCGCCCTTCTTGACGCTTCGGCCGTTGCTTCCGCTGCTCTCCTCGACTTACACGAGTTTACCGCGGCGATCACAGCCACGACGAGTGCGCCGAGGGTTACACCTAAACTGACCCAGTCAACGGTTGACACGCCTGCCTCCATGTAAATGGTGGTGATTGCAATGAGTGCATCACTACAGATGGTTACAGAATTCACCGACACCAACGCCCACTTAATCGAAGCCGAGGACGGGCGCTGGGATCTGTACGACTTCCTGACGGCGTACGGCCACCGGCCGGGCGCCGGTCGACGAGGACCTGACGCCCGTGCAGCGGATGAAACTGATCCGGCGGCCGACATAACTCACGACTGAAAACGCACCCGCAGCCACTACTCTTCACGGTTAATAACAACCTTGCGTTGGCGAGAGGGCGGGTCGAGCCGCGGTGGTTCCTGACCTCCAGCGGTAAGCACAACAGCTTAGCGATCAGGGTAACCGTTGCGCGGTCCGGCGCGGAGCCGCCGGCGCGGTTTTTGCCCACCGGCGCGCCGCTCCGGGACCGACATCGGCCAAGCGGGGGTCGGGCTCGCGGGAACGCCGCGAGGGCTCCCGCAAAAACCGTGACGGCGGCGGCGGGGCGGCTCAGGCCGCCTACCGGCCCCGTCACGCTTCTTGCACCCGCGGCCTTCCGCGGGGAAGGCCGCGGGCAACAAGCGCGCCGGAGCCTCGAACCCCGGCCTTTCGGCGACCGCAGCAACAACCGGCTCCGTCTGGCCGTCGGGGCGGTGTTGAGTTATCATAGTGGTCGGTGAACTAGTCGATTACCGGGCTGGAGGTGAGGCGTCGGATGCGTGTCTTCGTATCGGTGGATCTGGAGGGGGTGGCCGGGCTGGTCAACTGGCCCCAGTTCAGCGGCCCGGACAGCCTGGAGCTGGAGTTCTCCCGCCGCCAGGCCACCCGCGAGGTGGCGGCGGTGGTCGACGGCCTGCGCCGGGGCTGCAACGCGGCCGGTGAGGAGCTGGAGGAGGTCGTCGTCGCCGATTCCCACGCTGAGAGCCTCTACCTGCTGCCCGAGGAGCTGCCCCGAGTGGTCTCCCTGATCCGGGGCTACCCCCGGCCGAGTTACATGATGGAGGGGCTGGAGGAGGGCCAGGCCCTGGCCTGCCTGATCGGCTACCACAGCCGGGTGGGCGAGGCGGCGGCGCCGATGGACCATTCCTACTCCGGGTCGGCGGTCTACCGGCTGTGGCTCGACGGGACCGAGATCGGCGAGCTGGAGATCAACGCGGCCTACGCCGCCGCCCGGGGGGTGCCCGTCGGGCTGGTGTCGGGGGACGACAAGCTGGGCGGCCAGGTGACCGCCTCCCTGGGGCAAGCGGTGGAGTTCGTTGAGACCAAACGCGGTCTGGGTCATTTTTCCGCCCGCGCCACGCATCCCGAACTGGTGCTGGAGCGTCTGGAAACGGCGGCGGCGGCGGTGGTGGGCAGACTGGCAAGCCTGCCGCTCTACGAGCCCGCCCCGCCCGACGGCCGGACCCATGAGCTGCGCGTCGAGTTGGTCCACACCCTGGCGGCGGACCTGGCCGCCTACTACCCCTGCTTCGAGCGCCGTGACGGCCGGACCGTGGTCATCCGCGACAGCGACCTCGTCCGGCTCTACCGGGCCTACCTGGGTCTGCTGGTGACCTGCGGCGCGGCGACCAGGATGAGGTCCTGAGATGAGCACACGCTGGCGCGCCGTGATTCTTCCCCTGCTGCTGGCGGCGGCCATCGCCGCGGTGATCGTGGCGGGAATCCACTGGGGCGGCACGGCCACAGCGCCGACGACGCCGGACGCCCTCCACCGTCCCGAGCCGACGCTCGAAGAGATGGCGGCCTGGCGCTGCGCCGGTCGCGACGCCGGCCACCGCGGTTGGTGGGCGGGTGAGCTGGAGTCGCTGCCGGAGGAGCGCTGGCGCTATGAGCTGGGCCGGCGCAGCCTGGCGGCGCCGATCGTCGCCGACGGCGTCGTCTACTTCGGCGGAGAGGAGGGCACCGTCGTCGCCCTGAACCTCGCCGACGGCGCGGAGTTCTGGCGCGTCGAGCTCGGCGGCCCAGTGCGCGGCGCTCCGGCCTGGGACGGCGAGCGCCTCTACCTGGCCCTGGGTCGGGGCACCCTGGCCGCCCTGGACCCCCAAACCGGCGCGGAGCTCTGGCGCGCCGAGCTGAGCGGTCCCGTCGACACCGGTCCCACGCCCTACGGCAACCTGCTGTACCTCGGCGACGAGGCCGGCGTGCTCCACGCCGTCGACCGGCTGACCGGCGAAACTCTCTGGATCCACGCCGGCCAAGCGCCGATCCTCTCCCATCCCGCCGTCGACGCCGCGACAGTCTACTACGCCGACCAGGCCGGGGTGGTCCACGCCCTGGACCGTCTGAGCGGCGTCGAGCGCTGGCGGGTGCGCCTGGAGAGCCGGGTCTACGGCGGTGTCGTTCTCGACGAAGAACGCCTGTTCGCCGTCTCCCGCACGGGCCAGGTCGCCGCCCTCAACGCCGTCGACGGGACTCTTTTAGCCCAGACCGACGTCGGCCATCCGCCGGTTGGCCCGCCCGTCGTCGGTGACGAGCACCTGCTGCTGGCCACGGACCGGGCCCGCCTCTATCGCCTGGACAGCAACGAGCTGGTCGGGCGCTGGGAGGTCAAGCTGGGCGACTACCCGGGCGGCGGCCCCCTCGCCGTCGGCGGCGTCGTCGTCTG
This is a stretch of genomic DNA from Candidatus Coatesbacteria bacterium. It encodes these proteins:
- a CDS encoding PQQ-binding-like beta-propeller repeat protein; translation: MSTRWRAVILPLLLAAAIAAVIVAGIHWGGTATAPTTPDALHRPEPTLEEMAAWRCAGRDAGHRGWWAGELESLPEERWRYELGRRSLAAPIVADGVVYFGGEEGTVVALNLADGAEFWRVELGGPVRGAPAWDGERLYLALGRGTLAALDPQTGAELWRAELSGPVDTGPTPYGNLLYLGDEAGVLHAVDRLTGETLWIHAGQAPILSHPAVDAATVYYADQAGVVHALDRLSGVERWRVRLESRVYGGVVLDEERLFAVSRTGQVAALNAVDGTLLAQTDVGHPPVGPPVVGDEHLLLATDRARLYRLDSNELVGRWEVKLGDYPGGGPLAVGGVVVCPTWFGRLRAYGLGEGELLWELDSPGAFCDAPPAFDETTGTLVVLYQDGTLIAYGR